One window from the genome of Diabrotica virgifera virgifera chromosome 6, PGI_DIABVI_V3a encodes:
- the LOC114333403 gene encoding uncharacterized protein LOC114333403, translating into MYKYLLFVSLIGLSTCFPGIIDSGHGLSSWNGGGADWQKALASVGIGASLGHSPGLDDGHGQGSPDGSIGGDFHHGVSVVSTGGGNKGAVFDLTNQGDAGHHGAFGGSFVASSKYSAGGHGGDGGSSGGFGGHGGYGVSEGTGFAGHYSDVLGASQPVAGYDGGHLGGGHEALTALQGSIGGGEGLGGYH; encoded by the exons atgtaCAAG TACCTCCTTTTTGTCTCCCTTATTGGATTAAGCACATGTTTCCCCGGCATCATTGACTCTG GACATGGTCTCAGCTCATGGAATGGTGGCGGCGCAGATTGGCAAAAGGCTTTGGCTAGTGTAGGAATCGGTGCTAGTCTGGGCCACTCCCCTGGATTGGATGATGGTCATGGCCAGGGATCCCCTGACGGTTCAATCGGTGGTGATTTCCATCACGGAGTGAGCGTGGTTAGTACTGGAGGCGGAAATAAAGGAGCTGTATTCGATTTAACCAATCAAG GAGATGCAGGCCACCATGGAGCCTTTGGAGGCAGTTTCGTAGCTTCTAGCAAATACAGCGCTGGTGGCCATGGAGGAGATGGCGGAAGCTCTGGTGGATTTGGAGGTCACGGAGGATACGGAGTTTCAGAGGGTACCGGCTTCGCTGGACACTACAGTGACGTTTTAGGAGCCAGTCAACCAGTTGCTGGATATGACGGTGGACATCTTGGAGGTGGCCACGAAGCACTTACTGCTCTTCAGGGAAGCATCGGCGGAGGAGAAGGATTAGGAGGATACCATTAG